In Ostrea edulis chromosome 10, xbOstEdul1.1, whole genome shotgun sequence, one genomic interval encodes:
- the LOC125666039 gene encoding cAMP-responsive element modulator-like isoform X1, whose translation MTEVTASQAADLETSSGLSVVHMPSLNQPIQVQSVIHSNTPSVIQTAGPNVQTIQVVRVAPVDDDLSDDSESKKRREMLSRRPSYRKILNELSSPVAVSKIEEESNSSQSQDGDSGEGASNISGVQYQQVLPAGTIQIANSDGVAVSQGLQTLTMTNANPSTTSAATGATIVQYAQGPDGQFYIPDMSGTVQAYQIATSGALPQGVVMATAGSAMSSPQNLSEEASRKRELRLLKNREAARECRRKKKDYVKCLENRVAVLENQNKTLIEELKALKELYCQKEG comes from the exons ATGACTGAAGTAACCGCTTCACAAGCAGCAGATTTAGAGACCAGTTCTGGATTATCTGTGGTACATATGCCCTCACTAAACCAACCAATACAAGTTCAGTCTGTCATTCATTCCAACACACCATCAGTCATACAGACCGCTGGGCCAAATGTACAGACCATCCAAGTAGTTCGG GTGGCTCCAGTAGATGACGATTTGTCTGATGATTCAGAAAGCAAGAAAAGGCGGGAAATGCTCTCAAGGAGACCATCGTACAG GAAAATTCTGAATGAGCTCTCATCACCTGTGGCAGTATCAAAGATAGAAGAAGAATCTAACAGCAGTCAGAGTCAGGACGGAGACTCGGGTGAGGGTGCCTCCAACATCTCCGGGGTCCAGTATCAGCAAG TTCTTCCTGCAGGGACGATACAAATTGCCAACTCCGACGGAGTAGCGGTGTCCCAGGGTTTACAGACGCTCACAATGACCAATGCCAACCCTTCCACCACCTCTGCTGCCACAGGTGCCACTATTGTACAGTATGCACAGGGGCCAGATGGACAGTTTTATATCCCTG ATATGTCAGGAACAGTGCAGGCCTACCAGATTGCCACATCAGGGGCATTACCCCAGGGTGTTGTCATGGCAACAGCAGGAAGTGCCATGTCAAGTCCACAGAATTTGTCTGAGGAAGCTTCAAGGAAGAGAGAATTGAGACTACTGAAAAACAG GGAAGCAGCCAGAGAGTGCCGGAGAAAGAAGAAAGATTATGTGAAGTGTTTGGAAAACCGAGTAGCAGTTTtagaaaatcaaaacaaaacattaattGAGGAACTGAAGGCACTGAAAGAATTGTACTGTCAGAAAGAGGGCTAG
- the LOC125666039 gene encoding cAMP-responsive element modulator-like isoform X2 — translation MTEVTASQAADLETSSGLSVVHMPSLNQPIQVQSVIHSNTPSVIQTAGPNVQTIQVVRVAPVDDDLSDDSESKKRREMLSRRPSYRKILNELSSPVAVSKIEEESNSSQSQDGDSGEGASNISGVQYQQGTIQIANSDGVAVSQGLQTLTMTNANPSTTSAATGATIVQYAQGPDGQFYIPDMSGTVQAYQIATSGALPQGVVMATAGSAMSSPQNLSEEASRKRELRLLKNREAARECRRKKKDYVKCLENRVAVLENQNKTLIEELKALKELYCQKEG, via the exons ATGACTGAAGTAACCGCTTCACAAGCAGCAGATTTAGAGACCAGTTCTGGATTATCTGTGGTACATATGCCCTCACTAAACCAACCAATACAAGTTCAGTCTGTCATTCATTCCAACACACCATCAGTCATACAGACCGCTGGGCCAAATGTACAGACCATCCAAGTAGTTCGG GTGGCTCCAGTAGATGACGATTTGTCTGATGATTCAGAAAGCAAGAAAAGGCGGGAAATGCTCTCAAGGAGACCATCGTACAG GAAAATTCTGAATGAGCTCTCATCACCTGTGGCAGTATCAAAGATAGAAGAAGAATCTAACAGCAGTCAGAGTCAGGACGGAGACTCGGGTGAGGGTGCCTCCAACATCTCCGGGGTCCAGTATCAGCAAG GGACGATACAAATTGCCAACTCCGACGGAGTAGCGGTGTCCCAGGGTTTACAGACGCTCACAATGACCAATGCCAACCCTTCCACCACCTCTGCTGCCACAGGTGCCACTATTGTACAGTATGCACAGGGGCCAGATGGACAGTTTTATATCCCTG ATATGTCAGGAACAGTGCAGGCCTACCAGATTGCCACATCAGGGGCATTACCCCAGGGTGTTGTCATGGCAACAGCAGGAAGTGCCATGTCAAGTCCACAGAATTTGTCTGAGGAAGCTTCAAGGAAGAGAGAATTGAGACTACTGAAAAACAG GGAAGCAGCCAGAGAGTGCCGGAGAAAGAAGAAAGATTATGTGAAGTGTTTGGAAAACCGAGTAGCAGTTTtagaaaatcaaaacaaaacattaattGAGGAACTGAAGGCACTGAAAGAATTGTACTGTCAGAAAGAGGGCTAG